In Silene latifolia isolate original U9 population chromosome 3, ASM4854445v1, whole genome shotgun sequence, a single window of DNA contains:
- the LOC141646226 gene encoding uncharacterized protein LOC141646226 has protein sequence MALHTLSFFIPKVGQLGSNVAKRSTCFPNILQVIARQYAQAGSGSHSHQDVTNAAKRGLNEALRTGENLKNKATSTAEDMTESSKEAAHKVAEKAKQTAQGAWELTKETAQKAKDTAFDKANEAKETTKETIDRSMNTKNNPPC, from the exons ATGGCACTTCACACTCTCTCTTTTTTTATCCCAAAAGTTGGACAACTTGGATCAAATGTCGCTAAAAGAAGCACATGTTTTCCAAATATTCTTCAGGTGATTGCACGACAATATGCTCAAGCG GGATCCGGATCTCACTCTCATCAAGATGTGACAAACGCGGCTAAAAGAGGACTCAACGAGGCACTAAGAACTGGAGAAAACTTGAAAAATAAGGCTACTTCCACTGCTGAAGAT ATGACTGAGAGTTCAAAGGAAGCAGCACATAAAGTAGCAGAGAAGGCAAAACAAACAGCACAAGGAGCATGGGAATTAACTAAGGAAACTGCCCAGAAGGCTAAGGACACTGCATTTGACAAGGCTAACGAAGCTAAGGAAACCACCAAAGAGACCATTGATCGTAGCATGAATACTAAGAACAATCCCCCTTGCTAG